The Paenibacillus yonginensis genome segment ATATTTCTTAATACCAAAGCGATTGAACCAGCGGATACCAATTTGCTTAGTTTGATCGTCTCCGGTGTTCTTATTGCGGCTTACCTGCTATGGCTTGTGTTCTCCATGATTACGCATAAAGATTATCTGGCCGACGTATCCGACGGCGGACCTGCAGATGCCAATCATGAAGAAGCCGCCTGGTCCAAAGGGCGTTCGATTCTGTATCTGATCATCGCTACTGTTATGGTCGCTTTTGTGAGTGAATGGCTGGTTGACACCCTTGATCCGATGACGGAAAAATTCGGTCTCTCCGAAATCTTTGTCGGCGCGTTTGTGGTTGCCATTGTCGGTAACGCTGCCGAACATTCAGCAGCCGTTATACTGGCACTAAAGAACAAGATCGGAGCAGCGGTAGAAATTGCCGTGGGCAGCAGCCTGCAGATTGCCTTGTTTGTAGCTCCCGTGCTGGTTTTTATCAGCCATCTGTTCGCCTCGGGGCCGATGGATATCGTCTTTACCGTTATTGAACTGGCTGCTATAGGCGTCGCGGTATTTATCGCCAAATCGATCACCCAGGACGGCTCCACCAACTGGTATGAAGGTTTGCTGCTGCTTGCCGTATACGTCATTCTTGGCGTATCCTTTTATCTTGTTTAAAACCACGATATACAAAAAAGGGGACGGACCTGGGTCATTTATAATGACCGGGTCCGTCCCCTTCAATTTGGCTATCTATAGAGTTCCGTCTTCGGACTGATTCGCCTTTTGGTTCAGTGCTTCGTAGAGAAGAGCCAGATTCCGCTCCAATTTACTAAGAATCTGCTTACCGACCAGTTCGTTGACAAGGCCGGCTCTTACGGCAAAATCAACTTCCTTGGAAAATCCGAACATTTGCGTATCCAGCACTTCCTCATAGAGTGGGCAGTAACGTGTTGCCAAATTCTCCATCTGCACTTCAATTAATTTCTCTATTTTATAAGCGTCTTCCTGCAGCAGATTCAACGCTTTTAAATTCAGCTGTTCCTGCAAATCAGATGAAGTCATGTATCTTCTCCCCCTCTCTGTATCAGTGACCCAAGTCCACCTATTTACCTTTAATATTAGTCTATAATGCTTCGCAATACAAGACTTCGCTGAAATAACCCCGAAAACTCCAGAGCTTGGAACAGGCGGTATTTCGGACTTATTAAAACCCGGAATTTCTATCTCGGCTTTCTGTACAGGAGTCTATTTAAAAGCACCCCCTCCGTACGGAGAGGGCGCTTTGTTGTACCATTACTCAGAAACAAGATTTACATGAAGTCCATGTTTCTCAAAGACCTCTGTCATTGCGGCCTTCGCTGCATCAGCGTCCGGTCCATGCACATGAAGTTCGTAACTGTGGCCGCTTACCAATGTTGTGAATAGGCCCAGGATGCTCTTCACATCGATGTACTTGTTCTCGGCTTGCAGTACGATGGAAGATGAAAATTTCGATGCCGTTTGGGCAATCTCCACAACCGCCTGATTGTTCGTAGCCATTAAAAATCCCTCCGAATTCAGCTATGAATTGACGTTTTAATCATACAATGAATCCGCTTTCCTAGCAAGAGCATTTGGCGGACTATTTCAAGTTCTCCGGGTTCAAAGGCTCAAGCTCCGGCAGGACAAAAACCCCGTCTTTACGGATCAATACGTCGTCGAAATAGATCTCCCCGCCGCCGTAGTCCGGACGCTGGATCAGCACCAGATCCCAGTGGATCGAAGAACGGTTGCCGTTATCGGCGATTTCATAGGCTTGCCCTGGCGTGAAATGCAGGCTGCCGGCGATTTTTTCATCGAACAAAATATCTTTCATGGGATGCAGGATATATGGATTAAAGCCGATTGCGAACTCGCCGATATAACGCGCCCCTTCGTCCGAATCCAGAATTTCGTTGATGCGTTCATTGTTGTTGCTGGTCGCCTTGACGATTTTGCCGTTCTCAAAGTGGAACACCACGTTCTCGAACGTCACGCCGTTATATAGGGAAGCCGCGTTATAGCTGATTACCCCGTTTACGGAATCGCGAACCGGAGCCGTATAGACTTCCCCGTCCGGAATATTCGCCTGGCCGGAACATTTAATGGCGTCGATGCCTTTAATGGAGAACTGAAGGTCGGTTCCCGGTCCTGTAATGCGAACCTTATCGGTACGCTTCATTAAGTCGGCCAAAGCGTCCTGTGCGCGGTCCATTTTGGCATAATCCAGGTTGCAGACGTTAAAGTAGAAATCTTCAAACGCTTCCGTACTTGTATTCGCCAGCTGTGCCATACTTGCATTCGGGTAACGAAGCACAACCCATTTTGTATGTTTGACACGCTGTTCGCTATGTACAGGATGATTGTATAAGACATTGTACAATTTCATATTTTTCTCCGACACATCTGCCAGATCATTGATGTTCTCTCCGGCCCGTATGCCGATGTAGGCCTGCATTTGCTTCATACGGTTCAAATCGATGTCTGCCCAGGTTCTGATCTGCTCTTCTGTAGCATTCATGAGCATGGCACGCTGCGTCGTTTTGTCTGTCAGCTGTACAAACGGATGCCCGCCTGCTTTAGCTACTTCTTCCACAATCGCGTTGATCAGATCGCGCTCGCTGCCGATCATTTCAATCAGTACGTTCTCCCCCGGCTGGACGTTGACGGAATAACCGACCAGATTTTGCGCCAGCTTTTGAATTCTTGGATCTTTCATGGTTCCTTACTCCTCCTTATGCTGAGCTGCCTTTACAAAAAAACGGTCAAGCAGAAACGGTCAGGCAGCGCTTTAGAAAGCAAATTCCTGTCCCATTGTAGCACGCCACGTAAATAAAGTCAGCGCCATAGAAGGTTTCTTCCTTTATCCCGGTGGCCTTCTATCTATAATTTGCAAAATGAGCGTCATTCCAAAGCGACTCGGTTCTCGTCTTCCCGTTGGATGACGTATAAGTGATTCGGGTCTCTGAAGTGAGCCTTACGGGTAAATTGGACTGCTTGCTGATCGTCAAATGGTACACCGTATTTACTTTTGCGGTGCTTAACAGCTTGATCAGCTGCTGCTTGCTGCCGGAGATGAGCCTATTTCCTTCCTTAACGGCTTCCGCTTTAAGATTCCCTTGCTGCCCCGCCATTTGTTTTCTCCAAAGAGCCTGGGTCCGGTCCATTTCCGACACCAGTTCATTTTTCAGGCGGAGCAGCTCCTGTTCAGAATCCGGTTCTATCCGCAGCACCAGCGTCCCCCTGGCGGCACCATGCTCCAGGCGGACATTTTTTTTCATTTCCCGGAGTCCCTCAATGATCGCAAGTGGATTCACCCTTCCCGCTGCGGCCGAAGTCCAGGCGGTAACCGGTTTATCCTCCTGCAGCATTACCCAGCGGCTGCCATCCTGAAGGGTAAGCACCGCCGGTTTCCCGGGTTCTGCAGCCGTATAAGTCCCAACCCCGGACAACGTCTGCTGGCCCGGGACTGCCTTAACGGATAATTCCGTATGATGATTTAATTCGGCCTCATAAGCGAAGGTCTGCGGGGCCTGGGCCCGGGACGAATCCAGCGCCGCCACCTCGGCCTGCCCCTTAATGTGAAAAGCATCTACGCCGGCCAGACCGGTCCAGGTTAAATCAAACCACTCCTGCGGCGTCCTTTGCGGCTGGCAGCCGGCCAGCAGTCCAAGCAGCAAAACCAATCCAACAAGCAGACTCCCGCATCCCTTGCATCCCTTTATGAACAAGCCCTTCATCTAAAAGCAACCTCCTTAATTTAGAGGCTTCTAACACGCTTATGATCCAGCAGCTTCTTCATGGAAGAATGTATATCAGAAAGGAGCGGCTCCCACAAGCGGGCCTCACCTTTAGATTTTCCTTTATGCAACTCCTTATTCAAAAGTTGATCAACGCCAAGAAAGACGCCCGCTGGAGCGCCTTTCTGGTTTGGACCTTGCAGCTTGCTTAAGGTGTCAAACGTTCTGAAGTGCCGTCGAAGCCGCCGACCTCCGTCCGGTTCCGGCCGCCGTTCTTGGCCCGGTACAGCGCCATGTCCGCCGTAAAAAACAAGGACTCGACGCTGATCCGGTCCTGATCACTCCGCCAGCCGCCAACCCCGCAGGAAACAGTCACTTTGGGATCCGTTTCGGCTTTCACCCGTTCGCGGATGCGCTCTGCCACTTTAAGACAATCCTCGGCCGTCATATAAGGAAAATAAATCGCCAGCTCTTCCCCGCCCCACCGCGCCGCAATATCATCGCTGCGGATCGAGCTTTTGATAATGTCGCATACCTGCTTCAGAATCCGGTCCCCCACCTGATGCCCGTAACTGTCATTGATCTGCTTAAATTTATCGATATCCACGACAAGAAGGGAGCCAACCGAATCGGTTGACAGCCGCTTCTGAACACAGCTGTTGAGATAATGCCGGGCATACAGACCGGTGAGCATGTCCCGGTTCGCCATATGCTGAACGGCTTCATAAAGGGAGGCGTTTGCGATCGCAAGCCCGATATGGGTAGCCAGCACCTGGAGCAGCTTATAATTCTCATAGGAAAAATAATGCGGCTCCCGGTGGGTCAAGAGAATGGTCCCCCTGACTTCGCCACGCAGCTTCACAGGAGCCGCGATCAGCGACCTTGAATTCGTAGAGTCCATAATTTTGGATCGCACGCCTTTGAAGGTATGATAATCCGAAAGAATCAAAGGCTCCTTCGTATTGTGCACCAGTCCGCAAATGCCGTAATTCACCGGGAAAGGCTCCTTGTCCAGCGTCTCTAGATTGGTGGACATGATTCTGAACTGGTCTCCTTCATGAGTCAGCTCCGAGATGCAGCAATAATCCGCTTTAAAAATTTCAAGCAGTTCTTTTGTGGCAAACTCGAACACCTCGGAGGGCTGCAGGCTTTGGCTCAGCTCCCTGGACAATTCATTAATCAGCCTTAGTTCATGAATTAGAAGGTTGGACTGCTCGTACAGCTTGGCGTTCTCAAAAGCATTGCCTGCCGTATCAGCCAGCATGCCCACCAGCTGGAGATCCATATCCTTGCCAAGTTCACCGGGAATCTGAAAGTGAAATACCCCGTATACGCCCTGTTTGCCGCTGAGCGGAACCGCAATTTCAAGGGTGCGCGCCCCTTTTTCCGAAACCTTCTCCCTTGAAAGCATGATATTCTCCGTATACGCGCGGATGCAGAGCTTGTCCTCTCCCGTTGCCGCGTTCATATGAAGCGGCTTCACCCGCAAATTGCTGCTTTGATAATCCTGGGTCATAAGCAGTTCAAGATGGGCTCCGGGATAAATATCGCTCATGCTTTCAAATACTTCATTTAAGACTCCGCTGACGTCGATTTTGTCATGAATCCGCTTGACGATCTGGAGCAAAGCCGTCCAACGAGCCGCCTCGCGTTCATTTTGTGTACGCAAATTATACAAGTCGCTGAGGAAGACATGGTTAAGCTCATGATAGAAGCAGGTTCCAAAGTGTTTGGCTGTCTGAACGGTTAAAGCCAGCTGGGCCTCTACCGGGTCCGAGTCCGCGGTACTCACCATGACTGCATAAACATGCCCCTGCTGACGGGTTTTTACCGGCGCAGCCGCAAGGCTGTAGTCTCCTCCGGCAATCGTCCCCGGCTCCCCGAGCATCAGCATCTGCCGGGCAGCAGCCGATGCGGCTTCTCTTTCCGCATGAGGTCTGTCCAACGCCTCGGCCAGTATTTTTCCTGCATGATCAATTAAATACCAGCTTACTTCCTCCAGGCCAAAGAGGGGAAGGTTTTCTTCCGACCAAACGGAAAAAGCTCTTTGCAGCAGCCCCTCTATATAAGGGAAGTCATTTGGGGTAATGTCAATGTCGTTCAGCCACGCTGCTTGTAC includes the following:
- the cax gene encoding calcium/proton exchanger → MKKWWFPAVLFISFILSAIGHYAGFPYTLEFIISAISVIFVAGFLGKATESVAHHAGQRLGGFLNATFGNAAELIIGILLVKEGHFEMVKASITGSIIGNLLLVLGLSVLAGGIKYKIQNYNVSLAGLNGSLMILAIIALFVPAIFLNTKAIEPADTNLLSLIVSGVLIAAYLLWLVFSMITHKDYLADVSDGGPADANHEEAAWSKGRSILYLIIATVMVAFVSEWLVDTLDPMTEKFGLSEIFVGAFVVAIVGNAAEHSAAVILALKNKIGAAVEIAVGSSLQIALFVAPVLVFISHLFASGPMDIVFTVIELAAIGVAVFIAKSITQDGSTNWYEGLLLLAVYVILGVSFYLV
- a CDS encoding YlaN family protein; this encodes MTSSDLQEQLNLKALNLLQEDAYKIEKLIEVQMENLATRYCPLYEEVLDTQMFGFSKEVDFAVRAGLVNELVGKQILSKLERNLALLYEALNQKANQSEDGTL
- a CDS encoding HPr family phosphocarrier protein, translated to MATNNQAVVEIAQTASKFSSSIVLQAENKYIDVKSILGLFTTLVSGHSYELHVHGPDADAAKAAMTEVFEKHGLHVNLVSE
- a CDS encoding aminopeptidase is translated as MKDPRIQKLAQNLVGYSVNVQPGENVLIEMIGSERDLINAIVEEVAKAGGHPFVQLTDKTTQRAMLMNATEEQIRTWADIDLNRMKQMQAYIGIRAGENINDLADVSEKNMKLYNVLYNHPVHSEQRVKHTKWVVLRYPNASMAQLANTSTEAFEDFYFNVCNLDYAKMDRAQDALADLMKRTDKVRITGPGTDLQFSIKGIDAIKCSGQANIPDGEVYTAPVRDSVNGVISYNAASLYNGVTFENVVFHFENGKIVKATSNNNERINEILDSDEGARYIGEFAIGFNPYILHPMKDILFDEKIAGSLHFTPGQAYEIADNGNRSSIHWDLVLIQRPDYGGGEIYFDDVLIRKDGVFVLPELEPLNPENLK
- a CDS encoding sensor domain-containing diguanylate cyclase, coding for MKAGNPQAAVQAAWLNDIDITPNDFPYIEGLLQRAFSVWSEENLPLFGLEEVSWYLIDHAGKILAEALDRPHAEREAASAAARQMLMLGEPGTIAGGDYSLAAAPVKTRQQGHVYAVMVSTADSDPVEAQLALTVQTAKHFGTCFYHELNHVFLSDLYNLRTQNEREAARWTALLQIVKRIHDKIDVSGVLNEVFESMSDIYPGAHLELLMTQDYQSSNLRVKPLHMNAATGEDKLCIRAYTENIMLSREKVSEKGARTLEIAVPLSGKQGVYGVFHFQIPGELGKDMDLQLVGMLADTAGNAFENAKLYEQSNLLIHELRLINELSRELSQSLQPSEVFEFATKELLEIFKADYCCISELTHEGDQFRIMSTNLETLDKEPFPVNYGICGLVHNTKEPLILSDYHTFKGVRSKIMDSTNSRSLIAAPVKLRGEVRGTILLTHREPHYFSYENYKLLQVLATHIGLAIANASLYEAVQHMANRDMLTGLYARHYLNSCVQKRLSTDSVGSLLVVDIDKFKQINDSYGHQVGDRILKQVCDIIKSSIRSDDIAARWGGEELAIYFPYMTAEDCLKVAERIRERVKAETDPKVTVSCGVGGWRSDQDRISVESLFFTADMALYRAKNGGRNRTEVGGFDGTSERLTP